The window AGCAGTGACTCCAAAACGTTGCTCAGCCTGGCCAAGTAATAATCCCAAAAACACATAACACAGACATTTATATGAAGGTTATAAATGTTATAAAGCAGATATAACATTGTTGATGTTGAAATGTTTCCACTCTCCAATCTGCTTGCTCAGTACGAAGACAGTCGGCTTAGCATGGAAGTAACAAACACATGAGATCTTGTTCTACGGTCTGACCACCTGCACACTGACAGATACTCATTTTTAACCAGTTATTTTGACGATTAAATAAATCTAATATATTAATTTGTGAGTTTTGAATGTGCTAACTTTGGTCAGCAGTAGCTCTTTACTTGTTTCCATCTGCTGACCCACTTTACTTCACGTCTAGCATTCAGAGCGACAAGACAAGGACCGATCCTCTCGTCTGGCTCCTTGGCCACAAATGGAATAAGAATGAATCTAAACATGTGTTCGCCAGAATGACTAGTTTCATCATAATTctgtctgcttttcttttcactcCTAACCCTGCAGACAATCATGTTGATGCAGCCACCAAAAGCAGGACCAGCGAGGACATCCTTCGGTCCTCCAGACTGTCCACGTTCCCTCCTGAGccatacacacagacagagtcTGACTATTACAGCTACACCAGTTCTCCCAAAGGTAGCAAACATTGTCATGTCACCACAATAATGCAGTTTCCTTGTTGACGCTGCGCCATCATGTATATTTGCTCACCCTCTCTGAGGTCTGTAGATAagtatatatgtttttttttccctgtccTAGCCTATCGGATGCCTCGACGACGCTTCTCCACAGGAGGTGATGAAGAGAGTTGGAGTCTTCAAAGAGTAAGAGCTTCATTATTTCCCTTCTCGctatcatcatcgtcatcatctcGAAGAAAGACACCTCCTCAGAAACATCCATAAATAATGCACCTCCTATTCCGCATGCCTGATATATCCTCCTTCCCTTTATTGGCATCTTTCGCCATCTTACATATTCTGGGCCTTAAATTAGCAGTGTTCCCTTTGTTTGAcgtccccttcttcttcttctttactcGTGCCCGCTCAGATTGGGAGTGGCATTGGGAGGATGATCCtaaaggaggagatgaaagccAGATCTGGTTCCTATGACAACGACCCCTGGGGCAGTGCGAGGAATTCGCGTAGTGGGAGCAAGGAAGCACTGAACACGACCGGCTACGGCACCATGGCTTTCAACAACAACGTCAACGGATGTAAGGATCCGCCCTGCCCCCAATGCACTTCCCACtttgtttcttcctcctctttctgcacATTCACGAATGCCTCCACCTCTGACTGTACTACTGGGGGGGCCGTGACCCTCCCTGTGTTGCCATGAGGGCTTTTTTTATGAAGCCTGACATCTACTGCCACTGGGGTGTGGGGTGAGGGTAGTGAGGTCAGAGAGGGTCAATGCTCATTTAGGTCGTGTGGTGTATTGAGACAGAGAGATTCTGAAATGACAGAACAGCTGCTGTTGGACCGATATGACCGTCACAGCAGTGGATgctccttgttgttgttgtcatttctAAACACACTGTAACCTGATTCAAAGGAGCAGTTTTACCACATCTGAGTTGTGTCTGTGGGGGTAAATCTTCAGACGCCTTTTGCCCCTTCCTTCTTCCATCTCCTTCTTCATGCTTGCTCTTTCTCCTCCGACTCTGCTCTGTTAACTCTCCATCTCGCGATCAATCCATCGCTCTGTCTGCGTATGTTTCTCGCTCGCTCGTTCTCACAGCTGGTGTCCCATGTCCTGGTTTATTTATGAGCAGTAAGATCTCTCATTAAAGCTTCCCTAATGGCAGGGAACGCGACCGAACAGGAATCTGTTGGCTATGGTTAAAAGGCAACAAAGGCGTCTAACCAACTAGGCTGTGTTGTGCGATTAGATGGAGTGTGCggtttgtctgtgtgtattgTTTTCGCGTTTTGGATTTCATCTCTTCCTCCCTGAACCATCCCagcatgtatttttttcctgcctCAGTATCCTATGGAAGTTTTGTGTTTCTCCCAGGCCTCGGTAGACGGCCCGGGGAGAAACACAGGCCGTCTACTGTGTTTTGGGCAGTATAGTTTACTGCCCAAAACTAAACTGATGGGGTTGTCAAATTACCCAAGCATATTTCCCTGACTTTTGTTTGACAAATTGAATCAAAattgaaaagagagaaatagatgaaaaatcctgcagcaggtgtgattttgtttttgtttttttgcaacaaGTGGCACAAATGGAAAGAATAAAGATGTATTGTAAtgatattttcatttcacagcacCCAGATCTCAGTGCAGTGCTGATAATGGTgagtttatttatatttaatactTCTTCCAACATTATTGACATGCCATGTAAACCATCCCATTGTGTAAATCAAAGCTGTTTCAAActatagttgttgttgttttttttaacattaccCTTCAGTTGACAGAACTGACATTCAACCAAGCTTCAGATTAGTCGTTAGCGCCATCTTCTGGCACTGAGGTTGAATGACTTCCTAAACGCCTTGAAAATTGGACAGTTCAGCCAGCTGTTGTCTTGTTCATATTTTACTCTTCTTTCCTATTGTAGACTTTGCTTGTAAGTCAGCCTCGCTACCAGGATATGGACGCAATGGCATCCAGAGGGTGAGGCCACAGCACGACACACACAGCACCATTGGTTACATTTATTACATTGTAATTACATTCTTATTTACTGATCAGGactcaatataaaaaaaactttataaaaaaaatgcatgtgatGTACAAACTTTGAGGCACAGGCGTCATACTATTAGTTCTCATCACATTGTATATGTACTAGCAGCGTCTGTAAATTGCTGTCCCTCTACCCCCCTGCAGCCTCAGAGTGCAGACTGCTACCAGTACCAGTATGACACTGGCAGCGAGGTCAACTGGGGAAGCAGAGGTAATTTTATATGAATTTAAAAAGATAAGATtcaatggtttttttttttttctaatgcaCTGACttaattttcttcctttttcctcCCAGCAGAATACAAGGTAAGACTTTAAAATATTAACTTCAATAATTTGTCCCGTGCTAATCAGCCCGCACACTCAATAATCCCAGCGTTGCTGTAATGAAGTGGTTGCAGTTCATTAAAGCGCGGCTCCCGGTCTGCAGGTATATCCCTATGAAGCGCTCGTCGTCACAACCAGAGGTCGCAACAGGCTCCCCAAAGACGTGGACAGAGCCCGGCTGGAGGTAAGTCATGAACAGGGCCTTTCATGGCTCGGCTAAATACTTGCGTCATAGCCAAGTTGTGAGGGTACTAAAACCAGAAATAGCCCTGCACATGCCTGAGAACTGTCTGATAGATCACCAACCAAGCCCAGAATGTTAAATGTTCAACGATTTCAACAGAATTGATCTGCTAAAGATAATTATGTCTgtgactcttgtttttttttttttttgcctcacaTCATGTTCTCTTGTCATGGATGGAAATGTAAAGTATTTCTTTCTGAAAGAGTTCAGAGTCTTAAGTCTTAGAAATATCATGCCTACCACCGTAACTGTTGAATTTAAATTTGTCTTTGGGAACTTGTGATCTGATCAATGGCGAATAAAGCAAAGTTGAAAAGAACAACATaagatttaatttgatttttttttaatgactatATAGTCAAATGTATGTatcctctgtgtgttttcagcGGCACCTGTCTCCAGAGGAGTTTGTCCAAGTCTTCGGAATGACCATGGAGGATTTTGACCGATTGGCTCTATGGAAGAGAAATGAGCTCAAGAAACAAGCCcgactgttttaaaaaaattaaataaaaaaagtactgCCATAAACTGGACTGATCGACACTGAGGGAAGATACAGGAAAATGTTTATTCAGTTTCACTGCCATGGCTGAGAACCTGTTTAATAGCTCCTTCTATGACGAACCAAATTTAAGCCACACCAGCGTGGGCTGCTGAGATACGGTGGAAATGCCACAAAGACATTATGCAGCTGTGGCGGTGTGCTGCAGTGGTGTGTAAGCAATAGAGACTGTCGTAGTTGCACCGTTCTTAAGCCTGAAGGATGTGACTGTGCCACatgtgggtatgtgtgtgtgtgtgtgtgtgtgtgtgtggccagcTGCAGCACTACATTATAAAGAGGAGAATTTTGGCTTTGCCTTACTTTGTTATGCTCTCTTAGTTACGAGTGTGCAGCACCAGCAATCTGAATGAGTAGAATGTAGATCTATCAATGACACTTTAACAGGGTGGATGCTTAGATGAGAAGAATGAGTGAGTGAGCATATCTTTGCTTTTGgtttattgacccccccccccccccccccgttttgtCATTCTGGTTTACAGCAATTAATGTAGAATTAAACAAGGAGATGTGCACAAATTTCtactttgatttgtgtgtggtgaccaatgttccctctaatttttcatgtgtttgagcaaacacacaaactccctgagcagaccctcggacaaatgtgacgTCTGGGCTCAGTGCCTGGACGCCACAAACAGACAaccctccttcatcctctggaaaacgtgTGTCGctcgaaaaagaaaacatctgcccCAGTCTgaccgtttcttcttctgtttgcgctccatctttaacactcggtctcccagaattctgcaactactagaatgaccatagcagtcattttgactgctcggacattataatttggattattgttataatgatctaagaaaaaataggtgtaatgggtaaaaaaaaacatcaggccactaaatgaaaactataatgattgagtgttttatttatttcattgacacaACATAATGTCTCTGCAATTACGCACGCCTACTCGACCTGCAACAATTATCtttgtggaaaacaaaacaaatgtatcctgcttttagtacaggttggtgtcatcattagacctttaacaatgataattattaactattatgaacttTAGAAAATGCTATGAGGGCGGCCAGccaactgaagacactctgttgttgcgatgccaatttgctttgctgGGCTCACAACCACAGTGAACAGAGGTAACTTGCCCCCCCGCCTGTGCAGCTCCCatgcaccacaggtaacctgcacctcccatgtgcagctcccacgcaccaccttgtgacatttgacacaagtgtccttttttcttacaatgtatcctgctttcaaaacaggttggtgtcatcattagaccttaacaacgATAATTATGAACTATTATAAACAATTAAAATAGGCTTGTATCATCATTTGAcattaacagtgataattattaactattatgaatgAACTGATCCACCAGATGGAAAAAGACGTTGTTGTGAATTCCCTGTTCCCACATGTGAACATGCCCGTGGATCTTTTATACAAGTaagtgtaaaatgtattttcatggGGGGTCAACTGTCCATAGTCCTCCAGTATAAATCAGGAAGATGGCAAATGATGAGAATAGTGTTTTCTATTATTACAGCCTGCTGCTCGCTGCTCGTGCTGCAAGAACAGATGTTGGCGAGGCAGTGAATAACTGACCTCGCCAGATTGCTCCATTCAGGAGAATAAAATTCAAatggacccccccaccccccaagtGCATGTTCATTACACTGTTTTTAGGAGGCAGTCTATGAAACAGGACACAGAGTTTGCAGACACTAAATATAATGCACTGGCCTTTACAGCCTGTTCATGTCTAATTGTGGTATTTTATAAGGCACGTAAATGGTGTGAAATTGATAGAAATGCAATTATCCGGTACGAAATGTTTACATCAGCGCAAAGGGCATGaacaatatattatatggcAACATGGTGGGaaatattacatatttttttgAACTGCAAAGCCAGTTTGTCTAGTCTGGCAGGGTGGATGAAGTGGTCTCTTGTGACTCCTGGTGTCTCCTGAGGGACAGTAGACCTGGTCAGAAAATGTTAAGCCGAGCCTCTTGGAAATGGAAACAAACGCTGACCTTTTGTCTGCATCTTGATTCTCAACAGTGCATCATTCGCAGGTTCTGCTCCATGTTGCATCTGTCTCGCTCTGGTTATGGTCGCTAACACTTGGCATCGTTCTGAGGGCCATGGAAATGGGCATTACGCTTGCATACAGTGTGCATCTGTGTTTAAGAGCGATAAATAGACAGACATTCACAGAAGTCTAATTTTTTTGTACAAATGACTGCAGCCACGCATATTTGTATAACTACATAAatttgaaacaaaatgtattcctgATGACAGAAGGGACTGTTTATTTAGGTGGTTCATTTGTCATAGAACACAATATTTTGTGGATCTTGAAAAATTGGTCAAAATGCTCAAAAATTgctggtactgaatgagttaataaatttaatattttatgttgGATGCGGGATGCCCTTTGATGTCATCATTATTGGTTTGAAGTGTTGAACTCTACTGGGGCTGCTGACCATAATTTCTTTTGAAGATCAAAGGCAAAAATATCACCCTATATTGTACAAATATCATCTTTTGTGTGCTATTTGAGTAATGGAAGGCCTAAAGATGGACACAGTTTCACCAAAACCAATAACCATGGATTTGGAGTCTGTAGTACCAGTACAAGCCCTTGGACAATGCTTTGTTGAGCACATTGACATGTTGCCACAGGAACAATGGGACAATCTTCAATCAGGGACGGTTGATCAAGCAACAGACATTGTCTTATCACACATAGAAGCGAAAAATGGCATTGCAACCAAATGCTCCTCTGGTTCCAATGGATCACCGACCAGACTTTTTTCTACCAAACAAACTACAGGCAACAAGGTTTCACTGGCCTCCATTGAGAGTGTAGCACAAAGACATAAAACGGCATACCGTGTCAGCCGTTTTAACAGATAGAAAAATGGTGCTTTCAAATAGTAGCAGCACTTGTCTGTAAGattcagtggttctcaaatggtggggtgTCGGGGGGGTGCCTGTGACCACGGAGAACAAGCTTTTTTTGCCatactagattaaagtgtaattgcacatccgctccagtagttggcagtggcgccctgattgtcagagtgctgTCCCTtcagggtttgtttacaactatcttctcctgcaggagttgtaaacaaaccctcaggGACAGcacggagaaatatttaacggggagtaaaagagagacggagagagacgaaggtgataaaacaaaggaaggtcagttgaaagccaagacgaggaaatatgacgtaacgtatgtagcgcttggcttcaccgtgactcgggtgggagacgagggggaagacctgacttcctcattttgctaaaggaaaatcagcacaattgttttttcactttggttttgtaggttaaagtgttttatattttgtgcctcctgagttaatgttgctgatcaattttaaaatgtattattatttattgatatttaagtTTAAGTATTCAAAAAAATAGTTCAGGctaattgatgcacttcaaaaatggtaataaagttattctttgttgcaagtatatttctttttcatatttcttgggggggggggggggaatcgcaaaatgtttttttcttcctagggggggtcgtaacagaaaataattgattaGCACTGTGCTAATTGACCTTAACATCTGCAATGACATCATAAAATCTCTGACAGAAATGCTGCTCACAGAGATAAAAAGTTGGAACATTTTCGTCAATGCAGATGTACTCGACCATCAGCGGATCGCCAACACAGTTCAGAAGgacttgtgtaaaaaaaacatctacgggttaaaaaatcagttaaaaatctgattcacttttaattttaatggttggtgcataaagataccaagaacaatttataaccttttgatgatgatcctgatCAGCATGTGGAGGGTGTAaatatgaggggaatgagcagcttggcggaggtctgcgctctctgagtgcttttctaggttAAACTTGATTCTACATAACATCAGTTAGTCTCTGGCATAATCAGATTTTCATGATGTGTAGCTCCAGTTATAAGCCGCGTATGATCCTCTGTACTCAATCACAGCAGAATCTCACCAAGCCTCAACTCACGCACGAACTTCATTAGTACTGCAACAATCCATGTTCCTTTATGTATCTGCTTTTGAATCCGAATCATCTCCGGGGTTGTTGTTGCCACTGCCCTTGACTATTGCCCTTCAACTTGGGCACAAATCAGGTTcaattattttctaaataaaatgtcttgCTTGGACTTGTTGAAGCGGATTAACTTTAGCTGCTTCATTGAGTGGACTTGCGTGGATTCCGTTAATGAAATtgactttgtatttttttctgccGGTGAGCAGAGTGCACAGCCACTGGACACCTGCTAACCATTGTGCTCGGTCGAATGGTTGCTTGCTTGAGTACAGAACAGAAAAATTGCTGCTGTCCATGTGATGAGCTCCAAACAGCAGTCAGCTTGTGAACTCTGTTTTCCTCTAGCATCATGCTGTATTCATTCACCACACCATGGGCTGTGAAAATAAGAATTACATTGCTGTGACGTTTGACCTCGACCACACTTGACACTGCATTTACataagagaaaggaaagggGGAAGAAAACCTATTTACCATAAACTGCCTTATAAAATATCACTAACAATGATTAAACTGCAGATAGCTGTCATATTCATTTGTACTCTGACAATTTTGCAGCTTAATGATCTTCACATACTCTTTTCCTAGCTGCATCTTCtcttacagatttttttttaaattgctaaAACACTTTGCACAAAACTTTCCTCCATTTCCCCAATACTCTAAACACAACACACTTTTCTAAAGCTACATACACAAAGCTGCACCTTCTCTTTTCAAAACTCAAAAACTTTTCACACCAAAACAGCTGCTGACAGCCTGCAAAAATGTAAACACTATACTCATCATGACACACCACAGCAAAACAACTGAGGACACAATGTTCAGGATGTGAGAATGTTCTCCAAAGCACATTGTTAGAAACCCTACAGTTCTCAAAATAAACAGTATTACAGTAGAGTATTGGGCATTCAtagatttgtgtgtttcatatGAACAGCATGTACACTACTGTACCACAActcaatgcaaacactgcagaggatccatcacacacaacaacactcATTGAAAACACAATGCTCAGGTTTTATGTTTTACACAGAGctataccacacacacacacacacacacacacacacacacaagtgttaTGGTCACATCTTGTCTGTAATGATGGTGCGAGTTTGTCTTGCCCCACTGCCCCtgactctgtctctgtctctgtctctgtcggTGCACGTTTGGAGCCTTCAGCAAGTTGCACTCTGAACTGGCTTTTATGGGTGTGGTCACATCATTTGCAAAAAGTGTCTTAAATTTTTAGTCTTTGCGCTAAATGAATGAAGCCAGGTGTGTTCATTGCGTTCAGATTTTGCAGCCTGTGGCAAACATTTTGCATCACATGAGCTTTAATTTGGGAATTCGAGCAGAGTTTCTTGCAACTTGTGTTTTAGCAAGACAAAATGTGTTTAGATTAATGAGAAAAGGAGGATTGCGTTCCGTGATTTGTGTCTTCATGTGAAATGTGTGTATGGTATTGGCAAATGCGGGgtagttttattaaatgtgtttagaGAACTGGTCACTCGGTTTAGAGAATTGGGTTTTGTGTTTTAgcaattgaaaaaaaattataatgacGGTGcgactgtctctgtctctgtctctgtctctgtctctgtctctgtctctgtctctgtctctgtctctgtctctgtctctgtctctgtctctgtctctgtctctgtctctgtctctgtctctgtctctgtctctgtctctgtctctgtctctgtctctgtctctgtctctgtctctgtctctgtctctgtctctgtctctgtctcttggGCTGCACGTTTGGAGCCTTCAGCAAGCTGCAATCTGAACTGGCTTTTGTAGGTGTGGTCACATCATTTGCAACAAGTGTCTTCAATTTTGAGTCGTTATGTTAAATGAACGAAGCCAGGTGTGTTCATTGCGTTCAGATTTTGCAGCTTGTGGCAAACATTTTGCATCACATCAGCTTTAATTTGAGATTTTAAGAAAGAGTGTTGCAGGATTTTCCAGTTGTTATTTACGGACCTTGACCTCCTTTTAATCAGAATTGGAATTTTGTTAACTCATACAAGTATTTCGGCATCTGGATGAACAGACACTCATCTTTGATACACATATTGATCTCTCAAGTCGAGGTCAGAATTGATTTTCTCCAAGACATCCTTGTGATATAATCTACTGCTCTGCTGTCAAAACTTTAAGCACCCATCACTGCAACCGCAACTCATCTCCAAACACTGATCCACTTAGTATCAATTCATCTATAAAGCTCTATCGCAAATATACAGTATCTCCATTCATGACTGTGCATTGCTCACTGCAACCATCATTTACATTCCAGCAGCTTGATACATTTGATCGTCCCAAAACCCAGCACGCTCTTTGGTCATCTCTCTTTCAAGTTTGCTGCTGACCGGGTGACGAACGGGCCTCAACCAACTTATCTGGatgaaccaaaaaataaaacaatacatttcCAGAGAGGTCTACTGGagatgatgacaaaaaaatcTCAAAACTCCTTCTTATATTGTAAACTACAGATAAATGATTTCATAGTTGTAAAGGACCTTGATGCGAAAGTTCTCATAAACTGCCTTGTTGGGTCGTCAGAGATGGCAGATGGTTCATGTTCatattcaacccccccccccccccccacccacccacccacccacccacccaggaCAATAAATACAGCTCTACAATGAGAACACTGATCACCAAAACTGACAAATGAAGACAGCAGAGTTTTGGATGAATGGAAGCAGTTTATTGCGGCTTGAATGGTGCAGCGCACAGAGCCGATTGCTGTGAGCTGCAACACAAAGGAAATGCCTGGAGCTGTTAGTTCAGAGCTCAAATTACCCACATGTGTCACGAGCTGTTTACACGTGACCTTCTATCATGAGACATAAACGGTGGGAAGGACTGTTTgaacagaagacatttttaattgCCACAGTGAGGAAAGACAGTCTAACTGCAATGCATCACAAGATCACTCCTATTTCAAAAGGCAGCAATTATTAATATGCCATATTAAGAATTAATATGAAAAATCAATCCCAATGAAACCAGTCCAGCCTTTATGTAATAATCGCAAAATGTATACTGTGTATTATCCAGCCTAGAAGTAATGACGCATGGCATGCATTCTCTATCTGACGCTAACGTTGCTTTGCAATAGCTCAGATAGAAAAACTTGCGCCCCTCTTTACGAGATCATCTTGAGACACTTGGTCCTGAAAAACTGAGCCTTGCTTGGGTCTAATGTCTTCAGAACTTCCTTCACTCCCATGAGGATTTTGTGGGTGTCGTCAAACAGCTCCGCTCCGATGGCAGCCTGGACTCTTTCATACCAGGCTCCCAGCTTGGGCCTGTCCTTAAACATTTCCATGCCAGAGGCCACAGCCTGCCAGTGAGAGAAGCAGTGGAGTGACTATTAATGTGGAATAAACCGACTCCTCAGTCGGTCTGTGTGACTCCGACCGAGAGGCAACTTTAACTTCCCGACTTGCTTTTCTTAGAAGTGCGTTACTATAATAAATTATAACACTTAGTTGTACTGTGCGATTGAGTGACAATCATTTTTTGTAAAGAACTTTTATGTGGATCATGAGCACGTTGATGAGTCATGTGACTTTAAATTGCAGCAAGTACAATCAAAATCTGTTCAGTAGATGATGTGCAATGTGGAATATTTAAAGACGTCTTGTCATGTTAAATTTTAAGCATTTTTCAATCCTCTGCATGAATGAATCTGGATCAATGTCACTTGGACTTTGTGCATATTTGTACGTAATTTTTGCGTAATGCTGCAAACAAATagataaacagacaaaaagacaccattgaaaaaaaaactgcaaacaaGATTTGCACACACCTGTATGATCTCTGTGACGGCAACCATGTCTGCCAGTGTGATGTGATCTCCTGCAATGAAGGGCTTGTCCTGGAGGAACTTTTCTTCCATAATTTTCATTGAATGATTGACATCCTCCATCAGTGAATCCAACTTTTCCTGAGGAACATCCCTGCCCAGAATGCTGGGAATCAAAAGCTGCACAATGAAGACAAAGAGTGATGAGAAACGAATTAAACACCATTAAACCCAGTGTGAGAAAACTATTGCCATGCTTATGGAAACGTATAACGTATTATCCATGCTTGTATTTTAACGGATCGCAAACTGAGTCTGACTTTATGTATAATCCACATCTTTTGTCTAGCTAATAATATGCTGGAATTTGTGCATCGCCTCGTACGGCCCAAGTACaaaggacagagaaagagaTCTATGTGGGAGTGCAGTGCAACCAATCGCAGAGGGAGACTGGAATTAGAAATAGTTTGCCTTCCTGTCACTGCTGTCACgtaaaaaggaaatgaaatagAATGGTATATAGATATCTAAAAGCACAA of the Brachionichthys hirsutus isolate HB-005 chromosome 6, CSIRO-AGI_Bhir_v1, whole genome shotgun sequence genome contains:
- the LOC137894698 gene encoding glutathione S-transferase theta-1-like, yielding MALELYLDLASQPCRAVYMFAKMNDIPFTFKKVSLMEGEHFGEEFGKISIIRKVPAMRDGDFCLAESIAIMLYLAEKFKTPESWYPADLQQRSRVIEFLSWQHLGLRMHASKVFWFKLLIPSILGRDVPQEKLDSLMEDVNHSMKIMEEKFLQDKPFIAGDHITLADMVAVTEIIQAVASGMEMFKDRPKLGAWYERVQAAIGAELFDDTHKILMGVKEVLKTLDPSKAQFFRTKCLKMIS